From Micromonospora auratinigra:
GAACGCATAGTCGACCTGGCCGAGGCGGCCGGTGGGGACGGGCTGACGGTCGCCGTGGGTGGCCAGGGCGTGCTGACGCTCTCCGCGCCGACCATCGGCCCGGCTGAGCTCATCGGGGTCGCGGTCGCCGCGCTGATCCTCTTGCTCGCCTTCGGCTCGCTGGTGGCCATGACGCTGCCCATCATCTCCGCGATCGCCGCTCTCGGCGTCGGCACGGCGATCGTCGGTCTCCTCACCCACACCATGACGATCGCCGACGTCGCGCCCACCCTGGGCGTCCTGCTCGGCTTGGGCGTCGGCATCGACTACGCCCTGTTCATCGTCAACCGGCACCGCACCGGCCTGCGGGCCGGAATGAGCATCGCCGACTCCGTCGCCACCGCGTTGAGCACCTCGGGGCGGGCGGTGGTCTTCGCCGGCATCACCGTCTGCATCGCCCTGCTCGGCCTCTTCGCCACCCGGGTCGAGTTCCTCTACGGGCTGGCGATCGGCGCATCCATCGCGGTGGCCTGCACCGTGCTCGCCTCGATCACCCTCCTGCCCGCACTGCTCACCCTGCTCGGCACCCGCATCCTCAGCCGCCGGCACCGGGCCGCGCTCGCCCGTGGCGAGACCACCGAGGAACACGCCGGCCGGTTCTTCCACAGGTGGGCGACGGCCGTACAGCGGCACCCCGTCGTGCTCGCCGGGGTCGGCCTCGTCGCGCTGCTCATCATCGCCGTGCCGACCCTCGACCTGCGGCTCGGCGTCGCCGACCAGGGCAACGACCCCACCGGCACCACCAGCCGCACCGCCTACGACCTGATCACCGAAGGCTTCGGACCCGGTGCCAACGGCCCCCTCGTCGTCGCGGTCGACCTGTCCGCCGCGCCCCTTCCCCCGACCGGCGGCACGAGCCCCGCCGGCCCACCCCCGACTGCCGGCACCCTGCCCCCGCCACTGCGCGACCTGGTCGCCGAGCTCACGTCCGACCCGAACGTAGCCAGCGTGCTCGGACCCATCCCCAGCCCGAACGGCACCACTGCCGTGTTGCAGATCATCCCCCGCACCAGCCCGCAGACCGAGGCCACCAGCCAGCTCATCGAACGAATCCGCACCGACATGGCCGCGCAGGCGGCATCGGCCGGCGCTGTCGTCCATGTCGGGGGCGCCACCGCGACCTTTGACGACTTCGCCGACAAGATCACCCAGGCGCTTCCGCTGTTCTTCACGGTCGTCATCGGCCTGTCGTTCCTGCTGCTCATGCTCGCCTTCCGCAGCCTGCTCGTCCCCGCCGTCGGCGCCGTGCTCAACCTGGTCTCCGCAGCCGCCGCGTTCGGCGTGGTCACCGCGGTCTTCCAGTGGGGCTGGGGCAGTGGACTCATCGGCCTCGGCAAGGCCGGCCCGATCGAACCGTTCATCCCGGTCATCCTCTTCGCCCTGCTCTTCGGGCTCTCCATGGACTACCAGGTGTTCCTGGTCAGCCGGATGCACGAAGTGTGGCTGCGCACCCGAGACAACGCGACCGCCGTCCGCGCCGGCCATGCCGACACCGGGAGAGTCATCGTCGCGGCGGCCTCCATCATGGTCTTCGTCTTCGGCGCCTTCGTCTTCGGCGACTCCCGCATCATCAAGCTGATGGGCCTCGGCATGGCCGCCGCCGTCCTCCTCGACGCGTTCGTCATCCGCATGATCGTCGTACCCGCCCTCATGCACCTGACCGGAAGGGTCACCTGGTGGCTTCCCCGCTGGCTCGACCGCATCCTGCCGCGCATGACGGTCGAAGCCGGCCACCAGACCGAGCACAATCCATCGACACGTGAAGCCACTGTCGCCGCAGACATCGACGTCCACCGCCGCGACGACGCCGCCCCCGGCGCACCACGGGAGTCGTACTGACGACGAGCGGTCGTCCAGCCGGGCCGGGCGGGGGTGGAACCCCGCCCGGCCCGCCCGTGCGTCATCTCGGCCGGAACCTGCGTGACGCCCCCGGCGGGGACGCCCACTGGTCCGGGCCCGACGCCACCGCCCGGGATGCCGCGAGCCGCCGACATCCGCCCCCGCGACGTGGTGCGGATCCGGTAGAACGTCGTCATGAACGACGACGTGGCCCAGGTCCTCGAACTCGAGCGAGCCCGCCTTCGATCTCTCGTCGAGTGGGACATGTCCGTGGCCGAACGAATCCACGCCGATGACTACGAGCTGATCACGCCGGCCGGTCAGACGCACACGAAGGCGACGTACCTCGGCGACGTGGCGTCCAAGCGCCTCGAGTACCTTCATTTCGCACCCGACACGTCAATCGCGGTACGCGCGTCGCCGGACCTCATCGTCCTCCGCTACCTCGCGCGCATCCGGTTGAGCGTCGGAGTTGCCGACGAGGTCGAACTACTGGCGTGGCACACCGACCACTATGAGAAGCGTGACGGCACTTGGACAGCGGTGTGGTCGCAGGCAACCGAGATCCAGGTCTGACTCGACCCTGTGTGCGACTCCTCCCGTGAGCGCAGAAGGGAGCCGATGCCAGCGGGCTACAGGTTGTTGATCCGGGCCAGCAGTTCCGCCTCGGTCAGGTTCTCCAGGGCCGCGTCCTGCTTGCGCCCCAGGGCCGCCAGCAGCTTCTCCTTCTCCAGCTTCTTGACCGCCGCCGCCTTCGCCGCCTGGTCCTCCGCGAGACGGACGGCGATGACGTGCTTGACGACCTCCAGCTTGGTCTCCAGGGTCTCCTTGGCCGGATTGGCCTCGGTGGCCACGAACGATTCGGTGTCGACAGCCTTGAGCTCGGCGTTGACCGCCTTGGCCACATCATCGAGGCTGAAGCCCGACTTGGCGGTCAACGGAAGCTCCCACAGCTGTTCGGTGGTCAGCAGCCCCTTGGCCGACGGATAGCGGAACTTCTGCCGGGTCGCCTTCTCGAAGATGGTCACAGTGGCCTCTCTGCGCTGTCGGGTACGGAATCAGAACTGGATGCTGATGAGGCGTCGCCGGCCGCCGGTCGTGGTCACCTTGGCGACCACGGAGTTTCGGATGGTGGAGCTGAAACCGAGGCCGGACAGCTGATCCGGAGACGGCTCGCACTTGGTGCGGTCGCCGAGCACCTCGAACACCTTGCGGTGCGGTTGCAGGTCGCTGCGGAGGAACTCGTTGTAGATCCCCCGCGTCGGCTGGTCGTTCACGCACCCCTTGAGGATGAAGAAGTAGTGCCGGTTGCCGACCTCGTTGTCGTCGAAGTAGTTCGGCGAGTACATGATGGTGGACACCGGCACGAACTGTTCGGTGGTGATGCCCCACAACTCCCTGGCCACACTGCCCCGCTGCACGTCCCTACCCGGCCGGAAAGCGGTGATCACCCCACCGGCGACCGTCATCCGGCCCACCTCGACGGTCTCCTTGTGGCCGACCGCGCGCTCGTGGCGGTAGTGCTCGGTCTTCCCGTTACTCTCGGTCTCGATCACGAAGCCGCCCTGGGTGCTGTCCCGCTTGCGGTACTGGTTCACCTCGATCCGGTACTCACCGTCGGGGACACGGTCGGTCCAGGTGACGTTCTCCACCGGTTCGCGGGAGAGCGTGCCGCCGGCGTTCATGTCGACGTCCAGCTTGTTGCGCTTCTCCTGATACCAGATGTGGTCGCCGTTGGGTTCGTACACGTGCAGGTCCAGGTCGTCGTGGTTGAACCAGGACAGGCTCACCCGCAGCTTGCCGGTGACGTTGCCGCCGGCCCGCTTGACCTTCTCCCTGATCGAGTCGGTGACGTTGCCCCCGTACGACCAGCCGAAATCGTTGTCCCACCTGAACAACCGCGGGGCGGCCGGATGCCGGCCGGTGGTGAGGCTGACGAGGTGCGGCTCGTAGGAGTTGGCGACCCACAGGTCGATGCTGGCGGCACCGGGCAGGACGTCCTTCATGAAGGACACCACGGGAATCTCCTCCGGCTTCGCGTCGCGAAGGAGCGCACCTGACGACCGGCTGGTGGCCGCCTGCATGAGCAGCCCTTCGATGCCGTCCTTCATCCGTGCCTGGGTGTCGTTGTCGACCCACAGCACGTTGGTGACCGACACGTCGGACAGCCGGGCGAACCGTCGCTGCAACGACTCCTCGATGCCCAGCTCGGCGATGGTCTTCATGGCGGCCTTCACCATGCCCGGGGTGATCAACGCCGTGGGGCGCTGGTAGTTCTGCGGCGCCACCTTCGCCTCGAACGACCGGACCGCCTGCTCCAGGTCGACGCCCGCGCCGAGGTCCTGGACGAGGGTGCCGATCACGGTG
This genomic window contains:
- a CDS encoding MMPL family transporter; this translates as MRRLARWSIGHPVLVLVLWVVAIAGAQLASAGVGTDYRNSFSLPGTDSQRTLDLLQQDFPQAAGDFDSIVFRADQGSVSDPQVRRRIEPMLAEVAKVPSVTGVISPYTPAGTAQLSPDGQIGYAQVRYAGSAVDLPRADIERIVDLAEAAGGDGLTVAVGGQGVLTLSAPTIGPAELIGVAVAALILLLAFGSLVAMTLPIISAIAALGVGTAIVGLLTHTMTIADVAPTLGVLLGLGVGIDYALFIVNRHRTGLRAGMSIADSVATALSTSGRAVVFAGITVCIALLGLFATRVEFLYGLAIGASIAVACTVLASITLLPALLTLLGTRILSRRHRAALARGETTEEHAGRFFHRWATAVQRHPVVLAGVGLVALLIIAVPTLDLRLGVADQGNDPTGTTSRTAYDLITEGFGPGANGPLVVAVDLSAAPLPPTGGTSPAGPPPTAGTLPPPLRDLVAELTSDPNVASVLGPIPSPNGTTAVLQIIPRTSPQTEATSQLIERIRTDMAAQAASAGAVVHVGGATATFDDFADKITQALPLFFTVVIGLSFLLLMLAFRSLLVPAVGAVLNLVSAAAAFGVVTAVFQWGWGSGLIGLGKAGPIEPFIPVILFALLFGLSMDYQVFLVSRMHEVWLRTRDNATAVRAGHADTGRVIVAAASIMVFVFGAFVFGDSRIIKLMGLGMAAAVLLDAFVIRMIVVPALMHLTGRVTWWLPRWLDRILPRMTVEAGHQTEHNPSTREATVAADIDVHRRDDAAPGAPRESY
- a CDS encoding nuclear transport factor 2 family protein; the protein is MNDDVAQVLELERARLRSLVEWDMSVAERIHADDYELITPAGQTHTKATYLGDVASKRLEYLHFAPDTSIAVRASPDLIVLRYLARIRLSVGVADEVELLAWHTDHYEKRDGTWTAVWSQATEIQV